The Clostridium sp. AWRP genome has a window encoding:
- the mfd gene encoding transcription-repair coupling factor: protein MRLDGLIKPMRESREFKNIVDGISKKKFPIGVFGLSESAKSYLIYGVYNEIDKPFLIVTHSDVEARKLYEDLSFYLAEVYYFPTKEMVFYNIDAISGDLRWERLKVIRKMIDTGRKIIITCVESLASTYIPVELYENYIINISVGNVLNLKDISEKLVQGGYEKNEIVDSKGQFSIRGDIMDIYSPIAAEAYRIELFGDEVESIRTLNLESQRSIDKIDSIEIFPAKEIILDKDKIQKGRKSIEDDAALVEKKLKKSKNKEALDRIDELTKKNLENLEENWSFENIDSFLPYFYDKPTSFLDYTKDYFIVMDDVQRCFGKLNSVYFEFEENYKSLLEKGNILPKQSKMLCAKSDLLEELKNKEIMTLDAIAKSSKVIQPKTITNFSQITLNSYQGQMDLLIEDIKDKKSRGYKILILSGTRPRGERLVDTLRERGIESSYRDVIHEIKSGEVVITFGSQLKGFEYPDFKVGVISDKEVFGKAKKKNTRKVPKKGVSKIKSFAELKSGDFVVHVNHGIGIYKGIKQLEVQGHKKDYLELMYDSEDKLYVPVEQLDMVQKYIGSEGKSPKINKLGGSDWAKAKKKVKKSIEEIAEDLVKLYAIRSTLKGYKYSKDTVWQKQFEDEFPYEETPDQLTTIQDIKQDMESDKVMDRLLCGDVGYGKTEVAVRAAFKAVMDGKQVAFLVPTTILAQQHYNNFVQRFSDFPVKIDMISRFRTTAQQKASIKAVKVGDVDILIGTHRILQKDVQFKDLGLLIIDEEQRFGVSHKEKIKKIRKNVDVLTLSATPIPRTLHMSLVGARDISVIETPPEERYPIQTYVVEYNDQLIRDAILREINRGGQVYFVYNRVESIKEMASYIAKLIPEAKVAVAHGQMQERELENIIVDFMKNEYNILVATTIIETGMDIQNVNTMIIYDADKMGLSQLYQLRGRVGRTNRMAYCYLSYRRDKVLTEVAEKRLKAIKEFTELGSGFKIALKDLEIRGAGNMMGSSQHGHMAAVGYDLYCRMLEDTIKLIKGDIDKEPVETTVELKIDAYIPDNYIKSEVQKIEIYKKIAAISSYDDMLDIKEELEDRFSDIPTSVYNLMDISYIRSMSKKIGIEEIKEVRDEVVFSFQDQNRVDKNVLRELFKTYPHEFVLKMNKKPGFGYKLKNVKREDILHQIKEIVKYMLKIYEQK from the coding sequence ATGAGATTAGATGGACTTATAAAACCTATGAGGGAAAGCAGAGAATTTAAAAATATTGTTGATGGAATAAGCAAAAAAAAGTTTCCTATAGGCGTATTTGGACTTTCAGAGTCAGCTAAAAGTTACTTAATATATGGAGTGTATAATGAAATAGACAAGCCTTTCCTAATTGTTACTCATAGTGATGTAGAAGCCAGAAAACTATATGAAGATCTATCCTTTTATTTAGCAGAAGTATACTATTTTCCTACTAAAGAGATGGTATTTTATAATATAGATGCCATATCAGGAGATTTGAGGTGGGAAAGGTTAAAGGTAATAAGGAAAATGATAGATACAGGTAGAAAAATTATAATAACTTGTGTGGAATCTCTAGCATCTACATATATACCTGTAGAGTTATATGAAAATTATATAATTAACATATCTGTAGGCAACGTTTTAAATTTAAAAGATATAAGTGAGAAATTGGTTCAAGGTGGTTATGAAAAAAATGAAATTGTGGATTCAAAAGGTCAATTTTCCATAAGAGGCGACATAATGGATATATACTCACCAATAGCTGCAGAAGCATATAGAATAGAGCTATTTGGGGATGAAGTAGAATCTATTAGAACTTTAAATTTAGAATCACAGAGAAGCATTGATAAAATAGACAGTATAGAAATATTTCCTGCTAAAGAGATTATACTTGATAAGGATAAGATTCAAAAGGGAAGAAAAAGTATAGAAGATGACGCAGCTCTAGTAGAAAAGAAATTAAAAAAGAGCAAGAATAAAGAAGCATTAGATAGAATAGATGAGTTAACAAAGAAAAACTTAGAGAATCTAGAGGAGAATTGGAGTTTTGAAAATATTGATAGTTTTCTTCCATATTTTTATGATAAGCCTACTTCTTTCCTTGATTATACTAAGGACTATTTTATAGTTATGGATGATGTACAGAGGTGTTTCGGGAAATTAAATAGTGTATATTTTGAATTTGAAGAAAATTATAAAAGCCTTTTAGAGAAGGGAAATATACTTCCCAAACAGAGCAAAATGTTATGTGCAAAATCTGATTTACTTGAAGAACTTAAAAATAAGGAAATTATGACATTAGATGCTATTGCTAAGTCCTCTAAGGTTATTCAACCTAAAACTATAACTAATTTTTCTCAGATAACTTTAAATAGTTACCAAGGACAGATGGATCTACTTATTGAGGATATTAAGGATAAAAAGTCTAGAGGATATAAAATTCTGATTTTATCTGGAACAAGACCTAGAGGAGAAAGATTGGTAGACACTTTAAGGGAAAGAGGCATAGAAAGTAGCTATAGAGATGTTATTCATGAGATTAAATCAGGGGAAGTTGTTATAACTTTTGGAAGTCAACTCAAAGGTTTTGAATATCCAGATTTTAAAGTAGGAGTTATATCAGATAAAGAAGTTTTTGGTAAAGCAAAAAAGAAGAATACAAGGAAGGTTCCTAAAAAGGGAGTAAGCAAAATAAAAAGTTTTGCAGAACTTAAGTCCGGGGATTTTGTAGTACATGTAAATCATGGTATAGGAATATACAAAGGGATAAAGCAGCTGGAAGTTCAGGGTCACAAGAAGGATTATTTGGAACTTATGTATGACTCCGAAGATAAACTGTATGTGCCTGTAGAACAATTGGATATGGTGCAAAAATATATAGGATCTGAAGGAAAGAGTCCCAAAATAAATAAATTGGGAGGATCAGATTGGGCTAAAGCGAAGAAAAAGGTAAAGAAATCAATAGAGGAAATAGCTGAAGATTTAGTAAAATTATATGCAATTAGGTCTACTTTAAAAGGTTACAAGTATTCAAAGGATACAGTATGGCAAAAACAGTTTGAGGATGAGTTCCCCTATGAAGAGACACCAGATCAACTTACAACTATACAGGATATAAAGCAGGATATGGAATCAGATAAGGTAATGGACAGATTACTTTGTGGGGATGTAGGATATGGGAAAACGGAAGTAGCAGTAAGAGCTGCTTTTAAGGCTGTTATGGATGGAAAACAAGTTGCATTTTTAGTCCCAACTACGATACTTGCGCAACAACATTATAATAATTTTGTTCAAAGGTTTTCTGATTTTCCTGTAAAAATAGATATGATAAGCAGGTTTAGAACAACAGCACAGCAAAAAGCATCCATAAAGGCAGTTAAAGTAGGAGACGTTGATATATTAATTGGTACTCACAGAATATTACAAAAAGATGTACAATTTAAAGATTTAGGACTTCTTATAATAGATGAGGAACAGAGGTTTGGAGTAAGTCATAAGGAAAAGATCAAAAAAATTAGAAAAAATGTAGATGTACTTACGTTAAGTGCTACACCTATACCTAGGACATTGCATATGTCTCTCGTAGGGGCTAGGGATATAAGTGTTATAGAGACACCTCCAGAGGAAAGATATCCAATTCAAACTTATGTAGTAGAATATAATGATCAATTAATAAGAGACGCCATATTAAGAGAAATAAATAGAGGGGGACAGGTTTATTTTGTATATAATAGAGTTGAGAGTATAAAAGAAATGGCTTCTTATATAGCCAAACTAATTCCAGAGGCAAAAGTAGCTGTGGCCCATGGACAAATGCAGGAAAGAGAACTTGAAAATATAATAGTTGATTTTATGAAAAATGAGTATAATATTTTAGTAGCAACTACTATTATAGAAACCGGTATGGATATACAGAATGTAAATACAATGATAATATATGATGCTGATAAAATGGGTTTATCACAACTATACCAATTAAGAGGAAGAGTTGGAAGAACTAATAGAATGGCTTACTGTTACTTGAGCTATAGAAGAGATAAGGTTCTTACGGAAGTAGCAGAAAAAAGGCTTAAAGCTATTAAAGAATTTACTGAACTTGGATCTGGGTTTAAAATAGCACTAAAAGATTTGGAAATAAGAGGTGCAGGTAATATGATGGGATCATCACAGCATGGTCATATGGCTGCTGTAGGTTATGATCTCTATTGCAGAATGCTGGAAGATACTATAAAGCTTATAAAAGGAGATATAGACAAAGAACCTGTAGAAACTACCGTAGAATTGAAAATAGATGCATATATACCTGATAATTATATAAAGAGTGAGGTTCAGAAAATAGAAATATATAAGAAAATAGCAGCTATAAGTTCCTATGATGATATGCTTGATATAAAAGAGGAATTGGAAGATAGATTCTCTGATATACCAACTTCAGTATACAACTTGATGGATATATCCTATATAAGAAGTATGAGTAAGAAAATCGGCATAGAGGAGATAAAAGAAGTAAGGGACGAAGTCGTTTTTTCATTTCAAGATCAAAATAGGGTTGACAAAAATGTGCTTAGGGAACTTTTTAAAACTTATCCACATGAGTTTGTGTTAAAGATGAATAAAAAGCCCGGGTTTGGGTATAAATTAAAAAATGTAAAAAGAGAAGATATTTTACATCAGATTAAGGAAATTGTGAAATATATGCTAAAAATATATGAACAAAAATAG